The genomic region GACAGAATCTATACTGATCAGCGATAATAGGAGATTGTGTCTAAACCTTGCTCGGAACAGGTGCAGACAAGACATGGCAAAGGCTCAAAATGGGAGAAAGTTGATCAATTCTTGATGGGTTGAATACACTTTGAACTTTTGGGCTACCTGTACGGCAACCTTAATCCAAAATTACATGACTTACGCAATTATTGAAACAGGCGGTAAACAAATCAAAGTAGAACCCGGTCGTTTCTACGATATTGAACTGTTACCCCTCGAAGAAAATGAACAAGTTACCATTGATAAAGTTCTGTTAGTCAATCATGACGGGGACGTTCAAATTGGTCAGCCTTTAGTGAGTGGAGCGACCGTTGAAGGTACGGTGATGCGCCATCTGCGGGGACGCAAAATCATTGTTTATAAAATGCGTCCGAAAAAGAAAACCCGCAAAAAACAAGGTCATCGTCAAGAAATTACTCGTTTGATGATTGACTCGATTAGTCTGAATGGGTCTGTCGTGGCTAAACGGGAAGAACAACCCGCAGAAACCGGGCCAACAACCGAAGGCTAACACTACATTAAGTCAGACGATTTAATAATAGAAATCATTTCATTGGGAGGATACAATGGCTCATAAGAAAGGGACGGGTAGCACTCGTAACGGTCGTGACTCTAATTCTCAGCGCTTGGGTGTCAAGCGTTTTGGCGGTCAAGTTGTTCGCGCCGGAAATATTTTAGTTCGTCAACGGGGTTGCAAATT from Planktothrix serta PCC 8927 harbors:
- the rplU gene encoding 50S ribosomal protein L21, with protein sequence MTYAIIETGGKQIKVEPGRFYDIELLPLEENEQVTIDKVLLVNHDGDVQIGQPLVSGATVEGTVMRHLRGRKIIVYKMRPKKKTRKKQGHRQEITRLMIDSISLNGSVVAKREEQPAETGPTTEG